Within the Catalinimonas niigatensis genome, the region TTTCCAGATTGATACCACCTGCTACTTTGCCTACATTATGGCAACTGAAGCAGTGCTCATCCAAAACAGGGCGTATATCTTCTATGAAATCATATTTGGGCTGGGCAAAAGCAGTAAAAAAGAAGCAGTAGAAGCAGCAAATACAAAAGAAAATTTTATAAGACTTAGGATGGTCACTCATCATTGAGCATAGTAGTATAGGTTGTTTAAAAAAGATCTCTTTAAAATAAAAAAAATCTACGATCTGTGCAATTGCTGGCTGGAGTTAAATACTAAATTTACAGCCATTTCTGAAATTAATGTGTGTCCTATGAAGAACTTTGATTATAAGAGGAGAAAACTGTTTTCTATAGGTCCACATTTAATAGGCTTGCTTTTTATCACTGCCGGTTTATTTGCAATCGCCAGCCCTGTTATTTTTAAAAGTGAAATTGAGCCGGAAAAAGCTATACTGGTAGGAGCCGCGGCTATCACAATTGGATTGATGGTCGTCACTTCTTATAGCGGAACTACCTTCAACTTTGAAGAAAAAAAGGTAAAAGAATATACTTCTTTTTGTAGTTATAAGATTGGAGAATGGTCAAGTTTACCTGATATCCTGCTTGTAAAAGTCGTTTCTCACAGCTATCACGCTACCAATACACCCAATGGTATCAGTCCTACTTTTTCAGGATACGTAAATGTTTACAAAGTTTTACTTTATGCGAATCACCCCACTCCTGAATTTTCATTTTTGTATGCAAGCAATGCGCAGGCAATGAAAGAAGCCAAACTTTTGGCTACTCATTTACATGCTGAACTTGAAATAAGTGATTTGATGGTTTGAGTTTTAAAGATGTAGTAGAATGATGATCTACCCTTGAAAACCTCACACTTTTAGTCTTCAAGTTATTCATAAACTCCGAACTCTGCTTCCTAAAGTTTAATTTTAGTAAACAACTTATCAGTGGTTATTAAAGTTAAAGAGTAAAATCCTTTAAATGGGGTATCAAATTTATGAAACCCTTTTGCTTTTTTTTCTTTTGTTAAATTAGACTCTATCTAAATAACTATTAAATTGCGGCTGTCCTCCATGAATGAAGCACAAATGCTATTGATGAAAACCTTAGATCAACTGAAACCCGGCGAACATGCGGTGATCAAAAATATCAAATCATCTGCCTTAACAATAAAATTGTTGGAAATGGGATTATTGCCTGGCAAAGAAGTAAAATATAACTACCGTGCTCCTCTTGGCGATCCTATTTCTGTGAAAATATCTGGTTATAACTTATCCTTAAGAATTGACGAAGCGAGTCAAGTAGAAATTATATGAATAACCCAGCGGATACCTTACTCCACAGCCCTCCCCCGAAAACCAAGCTTAGTATTGCCCTGGTGGGTAACCCTAATTCCGGTAAGTCTACCATATTCAACCTGCTTACGGGTCTTAACCAGAAGGTGGGTAATTATCCGGGTGTTACGGTGGATAAGAAATCAGGCAAGACAAAGTTATCAGGAAATACCAGTGCAGAAATCATAGATCTGCCGGGGACTTATAGCTTGTATCCGCGTGCGGCAGACGAAAAGGTGGTGTTAGATGTATTGATGCATCCTGAAAAAGAGAAACGTCCCGATGTAGCTGTTGTAATCGCTGATATGAACAATCTGGAGCGAAATCTGCTACTTTTTACTCAGATTCGCGATCTGTCTATTCCATCAGTACTGGTATTGAATATGGCAGATATTGCCCGTAAGAAAGGAACCAGTGTGGATTTGAAAGTGCTAAGCCATCGTTTGGGCAATGTGCCGGTGGTGAGTATGAATGCCCGTAGTGGTGAAGGGCTGGATGAGCTGAAGCAAGTACTAAGCCAGCCTATTGCCCATGCCGATGAAGCATTTTTAGATGTTTATCCTCTGGCTCCGGAAAGTATTGCCGAAGTGAAGCAGATGTATGGTGTAAGTAATTATTACGAAGCCTACCAATGGCTGCAAAGTGCTGAAAGGCTACGCTTTATTGACGACAAGCAGGAGGCACAGCTTAAATCTATCCGCAATGCTTTTGGCTTTGACCCAAACCAGCTACAGATCACTGAGACTACAGAACGTTACCGTAAAATTCAGCAGATCTTACAGGATGCTGTAAGAATACCTGAATCGGAAGAAAAAAGCTCATTATCTGATCGGATTGACCATATCCTGACACACAAAGTATGGGGGTATCTCAGTTTTTTTGTTATTCTCTTTCTGATTTTTCAGGCGATTTTTGCGTGGGCCAGCGTTCCTATGGACTTTATTGATTATCTCTTCGCTGAGTTCAGCGGATGGATACAAAACAATTTACCCGATGGTATCCTGACCAGCCTGCTGGCTGAGGGTATCGTACCTGGAGTGGGTGGAATTGTGATATTTGTCCCGCAGATTGCCATTCTTTTTGCCTTTATCGCTTTGCTGGAAGAGTCAGGCTATATGTCACGGGTGGTTTTCTTGATGGATAAGGTAATGCGCAAAGTAGGACTCAATGGCAGAAGCGTAGTGCCCCTAATCTCCGGTCTTGCCTGTGCCATTCCAGCCATCATGGCTACCCGCAGCATTGACAGCTGGAAAGATCGCCTGATTACCATCATGGTCACGCCACTGATGAGCTGTTCGGCACGTCTGCCGGTTTATACTGTGCTGATCGCCTTGGTAGTACCTGCTTCTAATGTCTGGGGCTTTATCAATTTACAAGGTATTGTGCTGATGGGCATGTACCTGCTGGGATTTTTGGCGGCATTGGGTTCAGCCTGGGTGATGAAGCTGATCGTGAAGACCAAAGAAAGGAGCTTTCTGATCATGGAAATGCCAGCCTACCGTTGGCCACGCTGGGGAAATGTAGGGTTTACCGTTTTAGAGAAATCCAAGACCTTTGTATTTGAAGCCGGGAAAATTATTTTTGCCGTATCCATCGTACTATGGGTGCTGGCTTCTTATGGTCCGGGTGACGATATCGCTCAGGGTGAACAGCAAGTGCGCGAACAGGCAGAAAATTCCAATGATCCTGCGCTTATTGAAAATCTGGATGTGGCAATCGCTACTTCTCAGCTGGAAAACTCTTATGCCGGTAAATTCGGCAAGTGGATTGAACCCGTCATCCGTCCGCTGGGTTACGACTGGAAGATTGGTATCGCGCTGATTACCTCTTTTGCAGCGCGCGAAGTATTTGTAGGAACTATGGCTACTTTATACAGCGTAGGAGAGGACTTTGACGACGAAAGCACCATCATCGGGCGTATGCGATCTGAGAGAAATCCGGAGACAGGACAACAGGTCTTCCGTCCGGCAGTAGCTTTTTCCTTATTGGTCTTTTATGCCTTTGCCATGCAGTGCATGAGCACCATAGCTGTAGTCTATCGTGAAACAAAAGGGTGGAAGTGGCCGGTTATACAAACAGTATATATGACTGTCCTTGCCTATGTATCGGCACTGGCAGTGTATCAATTGTTTTCTTAAACTTATTTTTATGATACAGGAACTGATTTTGATCGCCATATTTGCCGGAGCACTTTTTTATCTGGGGCGACTGATTTACATAAGCTTTGCTTCCGACAAACCTTGTCCCAAAGGCTGTGGAAGTTGCGATGCGGTAGATTTCAAAAAGATTCAGGAGCAGATTAAACTGAAAGAAAAGGAGAAACATAAAGTCAATGCGTAAATGTTCTTTTGTTTGCCTGCTAAGTCTGTTCTTAGTGTACGCCTGCCAACCGGTTCAGGAAGTCTCTACCACCATCTTTTTGGTTCGGCATGCTGAGAAGGATACTACTATGGATACGGAAGACCCTCCTTTGACAGAAAAAGGGCAGAAGAGGGCAGTAAACCTTTGGGAAAATCTGGATGTAGACTCGGTACATGCGCTCTATAGTACAGATTACAATCGAACACAGGCTACGCTGGAACCTCTCTCAGCACAATTCAACCTTCCGATCAATATTTATGAAGCCCATGACTTTGAAGGCTTTGCTAATGAACTTCGGGAAAAGCATAGCGGACAAACAGTTGTCGTATCAGGCCATAGCAACACTATTTTACCCATAATAGAAGCCTTGGGTGCCACCCCACCGCTTGATAGCATAGGCGAACAAGAGTATGACCACATTTTTACCGTTGAAATAGCAGGAGAGAAAGCCAGGGCAAAGGTAAAGGAATATCAAAACGTGCAGTAAGCTTTAACGCATGACAAACTTACGCACGTTTATCAGTGAGCAGATAGTGATATAACAAGCTTTCCTTTCTTCCACACATTTTTTACCGTGAATTTTTCACAATAAAGTGAAGAAAGATTTTTAGCTTTGCCTATATTGATTGTACCTGAATCAGCTTTCCAGGATTTTTTCATGACATCTCAAAAGTATACATCTATGAAACGCTACGCCAACCCTTTGCTTTTATGTTGTATTTCAATAATAGTCATACACTGCAGTGCGCCGCAAGATCCTGAGCAGGTTAGGCTACAATTTGAAGCTCCGCAGCATGTTTCCTCTGAAGTTAAGCTTGGTATCACCAATTCATTTGACTTTTCAGATTCTGTGCTTGGCTTAGTTCAGTTGGATACCCAGGGAGTAGGGGAAATCACGCTGCATCTGACAGAACCTATGCTGGCTTATATGAATGTGCAGGATCAGGGTACAGTGCTTTATCTCACACCCGGCGATGACTTAAATATACTTGTGGATACCACAGCAGAAAATAAAGTAAGCTTTGCAGGCAGTGGAGCATTGGCAAACAATTACCTGCTCCGGACAGGAGCCATAAGAGATAAAATGGCTTGGTCAAGTGAGCAGCCTATCTGGCAGTTAGAACCGAATGCTTTTATAACAAGGCTGGATTCCATGAGAGATGCTTTTGAGGATTTTCACACCCGCTATAGCGATAGTGTAAAACTACCGGAAAACCTGGACATGCTCTTAAAACACAAAAACAGACTTGAGCTGATTACACTTAAAGAAAACTACATATTAGTCCATTATGCTGAGCTAACGGAGAATCCTGTGCTGTGGGAAAAACTTAATACGGAAAGAACAAAAGATACAAACTATGAGGTACCTATGGACACAGCTTTCCTCCGGGAAGCACTGCTAAAATATGATTATAGTTTTGCACTTGATATGTACCTGGATATTCAGGTGGTATGGCCTCTGTATCAGCAAATGGATTCCCCTGCTGAAGAGGCAAAAGATCAACTTCCCCTTCTGTCTGATCAAGAAATTAGAGATAAAGAGTATCCGGCTGCCATCAAAGAATTTTTAATTGCAAAAAACACCCATGAATGGATGATGGGACAGGGAATCACTCCGGTTACAGACAGTCTATTCGCTGAATTCAAAAAAGAATATCCGCAGTCTGAGTATCTGGACCCTATAAATAAACAGTACGAGCACTGGCTAAGCCTTTCATCAGGTAAACCCGCTCCTGATATTACAGGCATCACACCGGAAGGAAAAAACATAGCACTTAGCGAGCTTAAGGGAAAGGTTGTCTATGTGGATGTGTGGGCTACCTGGTGCAGACCGTGCATAGAAGAGTTTCCTAATTCCAAATCCCTGCATAAGCAATATGAAAAGAATGATCAGGTCACTTTTTTGTATGTATCCATTGACCGAAACCAGGAAGCATGGGAAAAAATGGTGGGTGCCGGTAAAGTACCTGAAGGGACACATATGCTGGAGCAGGCCAAAGAAGAGGATGGACTCTGGCAGGCCTATATGCTGAGCGGTATCCCTCGCTATCTTTTGATTGATCAGGAAGGAAAAATTGCCAATGCCAATGCACCTCGCCCCTCATCAGGCAAAATAAAAGAGGAGATAGACAAACTTATGCAAACAAAAGTAACTGCAGCTTTGTAACTTGACTTTTTTATATCGGTGCATTTAGTTTGATGTCAGCCTGTGAAAAAGCAGGCAGCTTATCTTTATATTTCCGAAGCATTGTGTATATCACATTGCTTTGGTTTACTTAGCGCCAAAGTGTATTGGTGTTGTAAATAATTTTTCATGATCATTACTACAAATATCCGCCTTTCCAGAGCCCTGAAGGTGACCTGGAAAACCGACCTTTTCATTATCCTCAGCTGTACGCTGGCCTATTTTGCCAATGAATACTTTTTCAGAGAATATTTTGATGTACCATCCATCGTAGCCACGGTTTTGGGTACTGCGCTGGCGTTCTTTATCGGTTTTAACAATAACCAATCCTACGATCGTTGGTGGGAGGCCCGGAAGATATGGGGCAAAATGGTCAACGACTCGCGAAGCTGGGCCAGAGGGGTACTTTATTACTGTACTGCACCTGATTCGGTGGATGATGTTCAGCTTGCGCAGCGAAAGAAGGTGATGCTGCATCGCCATATCGCTTTTCTGTATGCACTGAAAGCCAACCTGAGAAAAGATAAGCACGACCAGACCTATCAGAAATATTTGTCAGCAGAAGAACTGGCAGAAGTAAAAAAGGAATCTAACCTGCATAATGCCATCCTCAGCAGACAGTCAGCCGATCTGGAGCAGCTCTACCGGCAGGGCTTTGTGGATGGGTTCAGGTTTATGAGTCTCAATGAGATGATCGTGGGCTTCTGCGATGAGATGGGTAAGTCGGAAAGGATCAGGAATACCGTTTTTCCTACCTCTTACAACTACTTTACCCGGCTCTTCATCTGGATTTTTGTGATCTGCCTCACCATCGTCACCTCCAATATGGTAGGGGCCTGGTCTATCTTCTTTGGCTTCCTGATTGGCTTTGTATTTCATACCTCCCATATCATCGGTAAGGCGCTGCTCAACCCTTTTGATCCGGTATCTACAGGCATTCCGCTCAATCAGATCACCCGAACTATAGAAATCAACCTGCTGGAAATGATGAAAGAACAGGATATTCCCGAAGCTGTCAAACCTATCAATGGAGAGTATATTATGTGAGAGGGAAGCTGGAAGTTAAACTTCCCACTTCTGACTTCCATCTTCCCACTTTTCACACCTTCTGCGACTTAACAACGATGCCCAGCGCTTCCAGCATCTGTGGGCTTTCGCTGAGGGCGACGCGGGCAATGGCGCGGAAGTCTTTCATCCAGGCTTTCAGGGCTTTGACAGACTGGTCACGGTTGCGAGTAGCTTCTTCCGCCTCTCCCTTGCGCAGCATGCGCTGGCTACGGACAGTAGAGACAGCTTCTATCATGGCCATTGCCTGGTCCATTTCAGCACCGCTCAGGCCATGCTGTGCCAGCATTTCCTCGTGCAGTTTTGCCTCTTGGTAGAAGTAGCTGGCCTGCATAGTCCAGGATTGTATGCCTTTGTCAATGCGTTCTACATTGAATCTTGCCAGCGCATCCGGCATTTTGCGAAACACAAACCTGACGATAGTCACATGATCTTCAAAAGTCTGTAGGGCCAGTAGCCTGTTGGCTTTGATCTGCTTGGCCAACTCCATTTTCTCGCCATACTTTTTGCTCTTTTCGCTATGCAAAGCTTTGGAGGTATCCAGCAGGGCCATACCATCCAGCAGACGCTTCTGGTTAAAACCATGCTGGTTCAATTTCTTCTGAATCTCAGGGTGCTCAGCAGCATTGCGAAGGCACAACTGCACCTCATCAAAGAGGCGGGAGATCGTCACATGACTATCATTCTTCATCACTGGGTGGTTTTGTACGCATTACAAATTGAAAACGCTGATTCAGGAATTTATAAAAGCATGACAATCAACAGATTTTCAATATGCAATTTGTAATTTATTGTTTACGAATGGTTTAAAATGTATAGCAAATTAGCAGTAAGGAAGAAGATAATTTCAAAGAGAGCGGAGCGCTTATTACCCATGTAATATTGGAGAAAATGTGTGTTAAAACTCCTTTTTGCAGACAGGATGTCAGAAAACGCGCCCACTCAACTTACTAAAAATCATGAAACCTTACTTCCACTACACCCTTTAGTAAAAAAAAATGATGAAATCTTACGTTAACCCCATTTTTTGTAAGTAAAAGCTATGCAAACCTGAGGTTTGAGGAGCCTTCAGCGGGAAAAAACGATCATTTTCTGACAGACTGGCATATTGAAGCCAATTAAAGTCATGAAACCTGGGCTTACAGGCATTTTTTTTAAAATAAAATGATGCTCACCATATGCATCATCTTTTTCATCAAGCTGAAAACAAAATAACTCAGTGAACATGCTACATTTTAGCGCTCATATGCTGTTGGTACATGTTTTATGTTTTAAAATTAGAAATTAAGGCCACTATACTTCTGACCTATTACGAATATACCCTATGCGTCTATACAACTGAATATATACGCAATAAAAGTAGCTTGTAACCTGCGCTTATTCCACCTATATTGCGGATAGAAGTAATACGCGCTGTCTTAACGTTGGGCATCATATAAACGAAAATGAAACAGATACTATTATTCTATTTTACATTTTCGTCTATAGTGCTTTTGGGACAGAAAATTGTTGATTTTGAGTATTCTTCGTGTATTATCAAAACGGAGGCTTATTTTGACAGTGTATCGGTAGTAAGATCAGGAGATTACTACCAGATAAAATTCAAAGCTTATCAAAACTGTATTGGGAATTTTGAATCAGAGATTAATCTGATTAATGACTTGACGTTAAATTTTGATATTTACATAAAAGGTGCATTAGAGAATAAGGAGGTTGAGATTGCTTTATGTGACTGTCTCTTTGAATTTGATTATAGCCTGACAGGCATTAAAGAACCTGATATTCAGATACGGATTAACGGCCTTTCTCTAAAAGATTATAATAAAGGTTTCTTAAGAGCAGATATGTCAATTGATACCTTAATATTTGAAGATGATGATCCGTTTGGTTTGGAAACAGATTCAACTTCGAATCAGGGTAGTAAAACCAAACAGTAAAAAAAAAGAAAATACGAATGCCCAACAAAGGGCAGTAGCTAGCCCTGTCTAAAAAGTACTCGAGAGTTTTTTTCGCCAAGCACGGAAATTGCAAATTCGAAAGGAAAATACAAACATGATCGGACCAGCTACTCGCCCTGGCCGTTATGCTCTGTCCTGAATATGTAACAATTGAGACCTTAGAGGTGGTAGTTACTAAGAACTTTTAAGGGTAGTATCTTGAATTAATCGAAGAATTATTTAGCTCAAGCTTTGCAATAGTTGAAATAGATTTAGAATACTTTGAAAATATAGCTACTTAAAAAAATAGACAAGATTAAATTATGATTGACTATGTTTATAATGGAAAAATGCAGCAAAACATCTCTATTAGTAAGATGTTGCGGTTTGGTTTGACACAAGGCGGAGGCCCAATTCCCAGACTTACAGGTGGCGGTAATACGACACATATTCACCAAACTAACGGATCATTCATTCCATTTGATGAGACTGCTAATAAAGGCATTGCATCAGGGTTATTAACTTGTGCCGCGGTATTGTTTGCCAGCACTGACCCCAACGCTGAACTAGGAACTTATGTCTATCATGCATTATCCGGGAGCGTTAACATTGCCACTATCAACAACGCAAGGGAATTCCTCGGCAACCCTCCGGCTAAATCGATCGTTGTGCTATATACTTTCCCTAATCCGTCTGATGATAATTACGTAGCTTCTGCGCAGGGCATTGTCAATTCTGGCATTCCAGCTAACCAAGTATTGTTTGCGCCTAATCTACCTACCAGCCACTTCGGATCGGGCGGCGATTTTTTCATTGGAGTCTGAAATCGGAGCGTTGTATAAATACGATTAGCTCTACTGGCGCGCGTTTGAGTGCAACGGAAACGCGTGACGATAGCTATTGTTGAAGTAATTATCTCATGACGCTACATTTGCCTACAAAAAAAAACGAATCACCACTTTAACAATGGCTATTTCCTAAATAGTTTAATCCCTATTGATGATATCAACTTGTGCTTTATTCATTAGTTTATCCTGGTTGATTAGTATGATTGTCTTTTCATTAGCTAAGTTTAAGCCTGTAGAAAATAGTGGAAAGGTCTTTATTAAATCTGACAGGATAAATAAGTATTTAGGCGTTCATATCTTTTCTTATCTTATTAGAAATTCTCCATTTAAGTTTTTAAATCTTGGAGTTTATTTAAAAAGCAACTCAATCCTTGAGATAAGCAGGGTTTATGAAGAGATCAGAAAGGCAGAACGCAACCATATATTTGCTTTTTTTCTGGTGACTATAGGAAGTATTATATTGCTGTTTTACAACAATCGTATCACTGATATGCTATGTATCACTTTTTCAAATGTAATATTTAATGTATATCCTGTGCTCTCTTTACAATCAGTGAAGACCAGAATATCAAAAATAATTTGTAAACAAAATGACTTAGGAGAAAACAGGAACATCAATAGTTAGCCCCCGTTCTTCCGCTGCGACTAACGGTTGAATGAATTTCTAATAAATTCATTGTACTTAAAAAATGTGTAAATTATCATGTAAAATAAAGACAATGACTCATTAACACCATGTAAATAAAGGAGATGGAAATAACCCCCGAACACAATGCGCGGATGGCAAATATAACCTTTGCATCAGTTTATCCGCACTACCTGACGAAGGTAGAGAAAAAAGGTAGAACGAAAGAAGAATTGCAACAAGTGATAGCGTGGTTGACTGGTTTTGATGAAAACAGATTGCAGACTCTCATAGATGAGAAAGTAACATTTAAGCATTTCTTTCAAGAGGCGGAGTTAAACCCTAAGGCTCACCTCATTACAGGAGTAATATGCGGTTATCGGATAGAAGAAATAGAAAATCCATTGACGCAACAAGTAAGGTATCTGGATAAGCTGGTAGACGAATTGGCGAAAGGTAGAAAGATGGAAAAAATATTAAGAGCGTAGAACTAGAAATTACTGCTAACAGAAAAGCATATACCTTATGGCGGGTGAGATGCTACATTCAAGATTCTTAGCAGCCTCGTCAGCAATGGCATTGCATAAATATAGCGTTAAGCGTTTGTAATGCCTTTTATTAAATATTGTTTTCAAAATGAAATAAGCTAATAATCCAACCCGATATGTCTATCTGAGTTATACCAGGAAAGGGATTTGAGCGTTATAACCTATATTTTTTTCACCAAACCACTCCTCTTATGAAAACGTCTCTTTTTCAAATCATTGGTACAGCCTGTATCGTATTGCTTATCAGTGCATTTACGCTCTTTCCCTACAATGATTTTGCTTTGAACGTAAAGGTGCAGGGTATGGAAAACAAAGATCTGCTGAAGGAAGGACTTACGCCTGCCGAACTGGCGATCATGACTATAGAAAGCAACGACGAGAAGGTAAGCATAGAGAAATTTGAAGTGGTACTTGCCCGAGGTACACGCCCCATTTCCGTTGAATCAGTCAACGGAAATCAATATGATTTAATCAACTTCTCGGAACAGGCCAAAGCAGGGGATAGAATAGTTATTGAAGTCATGGAAACCAGCAGCACAATGCCACTGGATGAAAAAGCTTTATTTGCAAGTATCCCTATCAACTAGCTTTCAGCCAATTGCTTTTAAAGTGAAGCATGGACATTGCGTCGCTGTTTCTACTTCATAAAGTATATGCTCATTACTGTAAAACGACGAGCTTGTTCTACATCCAGGTGATGGAGTTACCGTTAACGGAAGCTTCCAAAGTCGTTTTACAGACTTCCTATTCTTAAAATTCAAGCCCTACAAATTTGATTTCTTCATCCATCAGGGAAATGATCTCTACATCTGCGATCTAATACCTGCGCTGATTCTATGGCGATTACTGAGATTGTCGTATTTGATACCATTATCTTCATTGGTAAAGAAGTTGGCAAGTATAAATACGATTTGACAAAAGGAAGAAGCAAACAATTTTGAATGAAATGGCTTTTAGCAAAAATGAAAGGCTATAAAATTTGATTTTTTTTAATGTATCATGCGGATAAGCAAATGCCTTTCAGAAGTTAATCACCAGAAATATTTATGAATACCCAACTTAGCTCACCATCCAAAAATATTACCATTCATTTCATGCTGCAGGAAGACGGTTCACCGGCTTACGCAGTCAAGCATCAGGGAACTACCATCATTGACAGATCTACGATGGGTTTTGATTTTCAGGACCAACCTTCTTTGGAGCGAGGTTTTGAAATGACAGGTTCAGATACGAAGACTTTTGATGAGCGCTGGGAAATGCCCTGGGGAGAACAGCGGACAGTAAGGAATCATTATCATGAACTGATTGTCAATTTACGGGAGAAACAAGCCCCTGAACGAAGACTGGATATTTACTTCCGTGCCTATGATGATGGCATCGCTTTTCGCTATCACTTTCCTGAGCAGCAAGGTGTAGATAGTCTCATCATCATGCATGAACGTACCCAGTTTAAGCTCACGGCAGATCATTTGTGCTGGTGGGCACCGGGTGACTGGGATATATATGAACACCTCTACAATACCAGCCGCTTTACGGAAATTGATGCTACCAGCAAGCGGGATCATCCTAACCTCGCCCAGACCTATATACCTGAAAATGCAGTGAATACTCCTGTCACCATG harbors:
- the feoB gene encoding ferrous iron transport protein B, producing MNNPADTLLHSPPPKTKLSIALVGNPNSGKSTIFNLLTGLNQKVGNYPGVTVDKKSGKTKLSGNTSAEIIDLPGTYSLYPRAADEKVVLDVLMHPEKEKRPDVAVVIADMNNLERNLLLFTQIRDLSIPSVLVLNMADIARKKGTSVDLKVLSHRLGNVPVVSMNARSGEGLDELKQVLSQPIAHADEAFLDVYPLAPESIAEVKQMYGVSNYYEAYQWLQSAERLRFIDDKQEAQLKSIRNAFGFDPNQLQITETTERYRKIQQILQDAVRIPESEEKSSLSDRIDHILTHKVWGYLSFFVILFLIFQAIFAWASVPMDFIDYLFAEFSGWIQNNLPDGILTSLLAEGIVPGVGGIVIFVPQIAILFAFIALLEESGYMSRVVFLMDKVMRKVGLNGRSVVPLISGLACAIPAIMATRSIDSWKDRLITIMVTPLMSCSARLPVYTVLIALVVPASNVWGFINLQGIVLMGMYLLGFLAALGSAWVMKLIVKTKERSFLIMEMPAYRWPRWGNVGFTVLEKSKTFVFEAGKIIFAVSIVLWVLASYGPGDDIAQGEQQVREQAENSNDPALIENLDVAIATSQLENSYAGKFGKWIEPVIRPLGYDWKIGIALITSFAAREVFVGTMATLYSVGEDFDDESTIIGRMRSERNPETGQQVFRPAVAFSLLVFYAFAMQCMSTIAVVYRETKGWKWPVIQTVYMTVLAYVSALAVYQLFS
- a CDS encoding glycosyl-4,4'-diaponeurosporenoate acyltransferase CrtO family protein gives rise to the protein MIVFSLAKFKPVENSGKVFIKSDRINKYLGVHIFSYLIRNSPFKFLNLGVYLKSNSILEISRVYEEIRKAERNHIFAFFLVTIGSIILLFYNNRITDMLCITFSNVIFNVYPVLSLQSVKTRISKIICKQNDLGENRNINS
- a CDS encoding TlpA family protein disulfide reductase; amino-acid sequence: MKRYANPLLLCCISIIVIHCSAPQDPEQVRLQFEAPQHVSSEVKLGITNSFDFSDSVLGLVQLDTQGVGEITLHLTEPMLAYMNVQDQGTVLYLTPGDDLNILVDTTAENKVSFAGSGALANNYLLRTGAIRDKMAWSSEQPIWQLEPNAFITRLDSMRDAFEDFHTRYSDSVKLPENLDMLLKHKNRLELITLKENYILVHYAELTENPVLWEKLNTERTKDTNYEVPMDTAFLREALLKYDYSFALDMYLDIQVVWPLYQQMDSPAEEAKDQLPLLSDQEIRDKEYPAAIKEFLIAKNTHEWMMGQGITPVTDSLFAEFKKEYPQSEYLDPINKQYEHWLSLSSGKPAPDITGITPEGKNIALSELKGKVVYVDVWATWCRPCIEEFPNSKSLHKQYEKNDQVTFLYVSIDRNQEAWEKMVGAGKVPEGTHMLEQAKEEDGLWQAYMLSGIPRYLLIDQEGKIANANAPRPSSGKIKEEIDKLMQTKVTAAL
- a CDS encoding GldM family protein, whose amino-acid sequence is MKTSLFQIIGTACIVLLISAFTLFPYNDFALNVKVQGMENKDLLKEGLTPAELAIMTIESNDEKVSIEKFEVVLARGTRPISVESVNGNQYDLINFSEQAKAGDRIVIEVMETSSTMPLDEKALFASIPIN
- a CDS encoding FeoA family protein, translating into MNEAQMLLMKTLDQLKPGEHAVIKNIKSSALTIKLLEMGLLPGKEVKYNYRAPLGDPISVKISGYNLSLRIDEASQVEII
- a CDS encoding bestrophin family protein — protein: MIITTNIRLSRALKVTWKTDLFIILSCTLAYFANEYFFREYFDVPSIVATVLGTALAFFIGFNNNQSYDRWWEARKIWGKMVNDSRSWARGVLYYCTAPDSVDDVQLAQRKKVMLHRHIAFLYALKANLRKDKHDQTYQKYLSAEELAEVKKESNLHNAILSRQSADLEQLYRQGFVDGFRFMSLNEMIVGFCDEMGKSERIRNTVFPTSYNYFTRLFIWIFVICLTIVTSNMVGAWSIFFGFLIGFVFHTSHIIGKALLNPFDPVSTGIPLNQITRTIEINLLEMMKEQDIPEAVKPINGEYIM
- a CDS encoding SixA phosphatase family protein, with translation MRKCSFVCLLSLFLVYACQPVQEVSTTIFLVRHAEKDTTMDTEDPPLTEKGQKRAVNLWENLDVDSVHALYSTDYNRTQATLEPLSAQFNLPINIYEAHDFEGFANELREKHSGQTVVVSGHSNTILPIIEALGATPPLDSIGEQEYDHIFTVEIAGEKARAKVKEYQNVQ
- a CDS encoding DUF2200 domain-containing protein — encoded protein: MEITPEHNARMANITFASVYPHYLTKVEKKGRTKEELQQVIAWLTGFDENRLQTLIDEKVTFKHFFQEAELNPKAHLITGVICGYRIEEIENPLTQQVRYLDKLVDELAKGRKMEKILRA